CATCGTGCGCAAGGTGCCGTATCGCGACCGGGTCACCTATCTGACCAACTTTGTCAAAAGCAGCCCGAACGGGTTTTTCCGCGCCTTGGCGCCGAAAACCCCGGAATATGTCCGGCTGATGAAGGAAAAGATGCAGCTTGAGCGGCTGTTGGCCAAGGGCGGATGGGGCGCGGCTGTGCCGGCCAAATCGCTGAAACCCGGTCAATCCGGGGCTGCGGTTGTGGCGCTGCGCAATCGTTTGGCGCGGATGGGCTATCTTGGGCGCTCGTCGACGCAAAGCTATGACGCCAAAATCCAGGGCGCGGTGCTTGCCTTTCAACAGGATCACGGGCTGGCGGCCGATGGCGTTGCCGGTGCCGGCACGATCAAAGAGATCAACAAAGGCGCGGAAGAGCGGCTCAAGTCGGTGATCGTTGCGCTTGAGCGGGAACGCTGGGTCAACATGCCCCGCGGCAAGCGCCACGTGTTGGTGAACCTCACGGATTTCACCGCGCGGATCATCGACAATGGCAAGGTCACTTTTGAGACACGCTCGGTTATCGGGGCCACCAAAAGCGACCGTCGCAGCCCGGAGTTTTCGGATGTGATGGAATATATGGTGATCAACCCGACATGGAACGTGCCGCGTTCGATCGCCGTAAAAGAATACCTGCCGATGATGAAGCGCAACCGCAACGCCGCTGGGCATTTGCGTCTGGTTGACAGTCGCGGGCGCACGGTCAGCCGCAGTTCGATCAACTTTGCGGCCTACACCGCGCGCAACTTTCCTTTCAACATCAAACAGCCGCCAAGCCGCCGCAACGCGCTTGGGCTGGTGAAGTTCATGTTCCCGAACAAATACAACATCTATCTGCACGACACGCCGTCCAAGAGCCTGTTTGGCCGCGAATCCCGTGCCTTTAGCCATGGGTGTATCAGGCTGCACAAACCGTTTGATTTTGCCTATGCGTTGCTTGCCAAACAGAGCAAGAACCCCGAGGCAGAGTTCAAACGTCACCTGAACACAGGGCGCGAGTCGGTTGTGAAGCTGGAGCAGCATGTGCCGGTTCACCTGATCTATCGCACGGCGTTTACACAAGCCAAGGGGCGCACCCAGTTTCGCCGCGATGTCTATGGCCGCGATGCCAAGATCTGGAACGCGCTGAACAAGGCAGGGGTGGCGCTGCGCGCGGTTCGCGGTTAATCCTTTTCCCGAAACGGAGCGGGCGCGACCCGCGACCAACGGGGTAAAAGCATGAGCCATACGATTGAAGAAATTGCCAAGGCGCTCGGGGCGAAAGCTCTGGGCGCCTTGGACGTTGAGATCACCGGAGCGGCGGAACCTGCGGATGCCGGGCCGGGTGATCTTGCCCTTGCGATGAACGAGAAATACGCCGATGGGCTGGCCCAAGGGCAGGCACGCGCCGCGCTCTTGTGGGAGGGGGCGGATTACGCCGCTCTTGGCCTTGAGGCGGCGATCATCCCGACGCGGCCCCGCTATGCCATGGCCGGGCTGACTGTGGCGCTCGACAAGGGGCATGGCTATACCGCTGGCATTCACCCCTCGGCAATTATTGGCGAAGGGGCCACGCTGGGCAAGGATGTCTCTGTGGGCGCCAATGCGGTGATCGCTGCGGGCGTGACAATCGGCGAGGGGTCGGTGATCGGGCCGCAAACCTATGTCGGGATCGACAGCGAGATCGGCGCAGGCGCAACGCTGCATGTCGGCGCCCGGATCGGGCCACGCGTCAGGATTGGCGCGCGTTTTATCGGGCACCCCGGCTGTACCATCGGCATGGACGGGTTTTCCTTTGTCACGCCCGAGGTCAATGCCGTCGAGAAGGGCCGTGCCTCGCTGGGCGAAGACACAAGCGCTGCGGCGCAATCTTGGACCCGGATCAGCAGCCTTGGCGCTGTGGTGATCGGCGATGATGTCGAGATCGGCTGCAACACCTGTGTCGATGCCGGAACGATCCGACCGACGCGCATCGGCAATGGTGTGAAACTCGATAACCTTTGCCATATCGCGCATAACGTGGTGATCGGTAACGATTGCCTGTTTGCCGGAATGGTCGGCATTGCGGGCTCGTCCACCATTGGCAATAACGTGGTGATGGGGGGGCAGGTCGGCGTGACCGACAACACCACCGTGGGCGATGGCGTGGTCTGTGGAGGCGCGGCTGTGGTCCTGAGCAAAGTCCCCGCCGGACGCATGGTGCTGGGCTATC
This genomic window from Rhodobacteraceae bacterium D3-12 contains:
- a CDS encoding L,D-transpeptidase family protein, with the protein product MILSLAIAPSDARAQVTAFKQAVAEAAAKDKDIAAFYKANDYKGIWTGAFGRDASRRKALFKAIDQAPNHGLPTARYNPEGLMATLKAAKSPRARGFAEVEMTKTFLRLSRDMQTGMLTPRKIDSGIVRKVPYRDRVTYLTNFVKSSPNGFFRALAPKTPEYVRLMKEKMQLERLLAKGGWGAAVPAKSLKPGQSGAAVVALRNRLARMGYLGRSSTQSYDAKIQGAVLAFQQDHGLAADGVAGAGTIKEINKGAEERLKSVIVALERERWVNMPRGKRHVLVNLTDFTARIIDNGKVTFETRSVIGATKSDRRSPEFSDVMEYMVINPTWNVPRSIAVKEYLPMMKRNRNAAGHLRLVDSRGRTVSRSSINFAAYTARNFPFNIKQPPSRRNALGLVKFMFPNKYNIYLHDTPSKSLFGRESRAFSHGCIRLHKPFDFAYALLAKQSKNPEAEFKRHLNTGRESVVKLEQHVPVHLIYRTAFTQAKGRTQFRRDVYGRDAKIWNALNKAGVALRAVRG
- a CDS encoding UDP-3-O-(3-hydroxymyristoyl)glucosamine N-acyltransferase; this translates as MSHTIEEIAKALGAKALGALDVEITGAAEPADAGPGDLALAMNEKYADGLAQGQARAALLWEGADYAALGLEAAIIPTRPRYAMAGLTVALDKGHGYTAGIHPSAIIGEGATLGKDVSVGANAVIAAGVTIGEGSVIGPQTYVGIDSEIGAGATLHVGARIGPRVRIGARFIGHPGCTIGMDGFSFVTPEVNAVEKGRASLGEDTSAAAQSWTRISSLGAVVIGDDVEIGCNTCVDAGTIRPTRIGNGVKLDNLCHIAHNVVIGNDCLFAGMVGIAGSSTIGNNVVMGGQVGVTDNTTVGDGVVCGGAAVVLSKVPAGRMVLGYPAVKLDLHVDMYKAQRRLPRMMDEFAEMKTRLAALEAQIKGD